The following are encoded in a window of Lagenorhynchus albirostris chromosome 3, mLagAlb1.1, whole genome shotgun sequence genomic DNA:
- the STX10 gene encoding syntaxin-10 isoform X2, whose amino-acid sequence MSLEDPFFVVRGEVQKAVNTARGLYQRWCELLHEGAAVGREELDWTTNELRNGLRSIEWDLEDLEETIGIVEANPGKFKLPAGDLQERKVFVERMREAVQMLTGKPATLKSTSDLLDASVVSTTSRYIEEQQATQQLIMDQQDQQLEMVSGSIQALKHMSGRVGEELNEQGIMLDTFAHEMDHTQSRMDGVLRKMAKVSHMTSDRRQWCAIVVLLGVLLLALILFFSL is encoded by the exons ATGTCGCTCGAAGATCCGTTTTTTGTAGTCCGAGG CGAGGTGCAGAAGGCGGTGAACACGGCCCGCGGGCTTTATCAGCGGTGGTGTGAGCTTCTGCATGAGGGCGCGGCGGTCGGACGCGAGGAGCTGGACTGGACGACCAATGAGCTGCGGAATGGCCTGCGCAGCATCGAGTGGGACCTCGAGGACCTGGAGGAGACCATCG GCATAGTGGAAGCCAACCCAGGCAAGTTCAAGCTCCCAGCCGGAGACCTGCAGGAGAGAAAGGTGTTTGTGGAGAGGATGCGGGAAGCAGTCCAG ATGCTGACAGGCAAGCCAGCCACCCTGAAGTCAACCAGCGACTTGCTGGACGCCAGTGTGGTCTCAACCACCTCTCGCTACATTGAAGAGCagcaggccacacagcag CTGATCATGGACCAGCAGGACCAACAACTGGAAATGGTGTCTGGGAGTATCCAAGCTCTGAAACACATGTCCGGCCGCGTCGGGGAGGAGCTAAATGAGCAGGGCAT TATGCTGGACACCTTTGCTCATGAGATGGACCACACCCAGTCCCGGATGGATGGGGTCCTCAGGAAGATGGCCAAAGTATCCCACATGACCAGTG ACCGCCGACAGTGGTGTGCCATTGTGGTGCTGCTGGGGGTGCTTCTCCTGGCCCTCATCCTGTTCTTCTCTCTCTGA
- the STX10 gene encoding syntaxin-10 isoform X1 — MSLEDPFFVVRGEVQKAVNTARGLYQRWCELLHEGAAVGREELDWTTNELRNGLRSIEWDLEDLEETIGIVEANPGKFKLPAGDLQERKVFVERMREAVQEMKDHMVSPAAIAFMERNNREMLTGKPATLKSTSDLLDASVVSTTSRYIEEQQATQQLIMDQQDQQLEMVSGSIQALKHMSGRVGEELNEQGIMLDTFAHEMDHTQSRMDGVLRKMAKVSHMTSDRRQWCAIVVLLGVLLLALILFFSL; from the exons ATGTCGCTCGAAGATCCGTTTTTTGTAGTCCGAGG CGAGGTGCAGAAGGCGGTGAACACGGCCCGCGGGCTTTATCAGCGGTGGTGTGAGCTTCTGCATGAGGGCGCGGCGGTCGGACGCGAGGAGCTGGACTGGACGACCAATGAGCTGCGGAATGGCCTGCGCAGCATCGAGTGGGACCTCGAGGACCTGGAGGAGACCATCG GCATAGTGGAAGCCAACCCAGGCAAGTTCAAGCTCCCAGCCGGAGACCTGCAGGAGAGAAAGGTGTTTGTGGAGAGGATGCGGGAAGCAGTCCAG GAAATGAAGGACCATATGGTCAGCCCCGCAGCCATAGCCTTCATGGAGAGGAATAATAGAGAG ATGCTGACAGGCAAGCCAGCCACCCTGAAGTCAACCAGCGACTTGCTGGACGCCAGTGTGGTCTCAACCACCTCTCGCTACATTGAAGAGCagcaggccacacagcag CTGATCATGGACCAGCAGGACCAACAACTGGAAATGGTGTCTGGGAGTATCCAAGCTCTGAAACACATGTCCGGCCGCGTCGGGGAGGAGCTAAATGAGCAGGGCAT TATGCTGGACACCTTTGCTCATGAGATGGACCACACCCAGTCCCGGATGGATGGGGTCCTCAGGAAGATGGCCAAAGTATCCCACATGACCAGTG ACCGCCGACAGTGGTGTGCCATTGTGGTGCTGCTGGGGGTGCTTCTCCTGGCCCTCATCCTGTTCTTCTCTCTCTGA
- the STX10 gene encoding syntaxin-10 isoform X3 gives MSLEDPFFVVRGEVQKAVNTARGLYQRWCELLHEGAAVGREELDWTTNELRNGLRSIEWDLEDLEETIGIVEANPGKFKLPAGDLQERKVFVERMREAVQEMKDHMVSPAAIAFMERNNREMLTGKPATLKSTSDLLDASVVSTTSRYIEEQQATQQLIMDQQDQQLEMVSGSIQALKHMSGRVGEELNEQVCWTPLLMRWTTPSPGWMGSSGRWPKYPT, from the exons ATGTCGCTCGAAGATCCGTTTTTTGTAGTCCGAGG CGAGGTGCAGAAGGCGGTGAACACGGCCCGCGGGCTTTATCAGCGGTGGTGTGAGCTTCTGCATGAGGGCGCGGCGGTCGGACGCGAGGAGCTGGACTGGACGACCAATGAGCTGCGGAATGGCCTGCGCAGCATCGAGTGGGACCTCGAGGACCTGGAGGAGACCATCG GCATAGTGGAAGCCAACCCAGGCAAGTTCAAGCTCCCAGCCGGAGACCTGCAGGAGAGAAAGGTGTTTGTGGAGAGGATGCGGGAAGCAGTCCAG GAAATGAAGGACCATATGGTCAGCCCCGCAGCCATAGCCTTCATGGAGAGGAATAATAGAGAG ATGCTGACAGGCAAGCCAGCCACCCTGAAGTCAACCAGCGACTTGCTGGACGCCAGTGTGGTCTCAACCACCTCTCGCTACATTGAAGAGCagcaggccacacagcag CTGATCATGGACCAGCAGGACCAACAACTGGAAATGGTGTCTGGGAGTATCCAAGCTCTGAAACACATGTCCGGCCGCGTCGGGGAGGAGCTAAATGAGCAGG TATGCTGGACACCTTTGCTCATGAGATGGACCACACCCAGTCCCGGATGGATGGGGTCCTCAGGAAGATGGCCAAAGTATCCCACATGA
- the IER2 gene encoding immediate early response gene 2 protein — MEVQKEAQRIMTLSVWKMYHSRMQRGGLRLHRSLQLSLVMRSARELYLSAKVEAQEPEVPLPPARSPDPCLHPPREAEAAAEVAPCDGEQPSPEPMDTQETPRAEETPARNAQRPAKVSRKRRSCSLSDGGDAALVPSKKARLEEEEEEERASSDVLDRLQSPPAQAEGAFPNLARVLQRRFSGLLNCSPAAPPTAPPACEAKPACRPADNMLNVLVRAVVAF, encoded by the coding sequence ATGGAAGTGCAGAAGGAGGCGCAACGCATCATGACCCTGTCGGTGTGGAAGATGTACCATTCGCGCATGCAGCGCGGTGGCCTGCGGCTGCACCGGAGTCTGCAGCTGTCGCTGGTCATGCGCAGCGCCCGGGAGCTCTACCTCTCGGCCAAGGTGGAAGCCCAGGAGCCCGAGGTGCCCTTGCCGCCCGCCCGCTCCCCTGACCCTTGCCTGCACCCGCCGCGGGAAGCGGAAGCCGCAGCAGAGGTAGCGCCCTGCGACGGTGAGCAGCCCTCTCCGGAACCCATGGACACGCAGGAGACACCGAGAGCGGAGGAGACCCCTGCCCGCAATGCCCAGCGCCCCGCCAAAGTCAGCCGCAAGCGGCGGAGCTGCAGCCTGAGCGACGGTGGGGACGCTGCACTGGTCCCGAGTAAGAAAGCCCGcctagaagaagaggaggaggaggaaagggcctCTTCGGACGTCCTTGATCGCCTGCAGTCCCCTCCAGCGCAAGCGGAGGGCGCATTCCCCAACCTGGCGCGTGTCCTGCAGAGGCGCTTCTCCGGCCTTCTGAACTGCAGCCCCGCCGCGCCCCCGACGGCGCCGCCGGCGTGCGAGGCGAAGCCGGCCTGCCGCCCGGCGGACAATATGCTGAACGTGCTGGTGCGGGCCGTGGTGGCCTTCTGA